A stretch of Peteryoungia algae DNA encodes these proteins:
- a CDS encoding sigma-70 family RNA polymerase sigma factor, giving the protein MMGNAGEQKLNGGDGAAAPFLADATYMAELRQRMLKFASLQLADPGFAEDAVQEALAGALRNADAFAGRSAFRTWVFAILRNKIADQIRFKHKQSQMIAMPLGHLPDEDEPRYFDANGSWAPENRPSGWGNPEVELLGKDFWRVFETCLDHLPPDQGRVFMMREFVEMDTAEICAEVGITTTNMHVLMHRARLRLRNCLEGHWFAPEEKLS; this is encoded by the coding sequence ATGATGGGGAATGCGGGCGAGCAGAAGTTGAACGGCGGAGACGGTGCGGCAGCGCCGTTTCTGGCCGATGCGACGTATATGGCGGAACTCCGTCAACGCATGCTGAAATTCGCAAGCCTCCAGCTTGCGGATCCCGGCTTCGCCGAAGATGCTGTGCAGGAAGCGCTGGCCGGTGCGCTCCGCAACGCCGACGCCTTTGCCGGCCGTTCCGCTTTTCGCACCTGGGTCTTCGCCATCCTGCGCAACAAGATCGCCGACCAGATCCGCTTCAAGCACAAGCAATCGCAGATGATCGCCATGCCGCTTGGTCACCTCCCCGATGAGGATGAGCCTCGCTACTTCGACGCCAATGGCTCTTGGGCTCCGGAGAACCGCCCCAGTGGCTGGGGCAATCCGGAAGTCGAACTCTTGGGCAAGGATTTCTGGCGGGTCTTCGAAACTTGCCTCGATCATCTGCCGCCCGACCAAGGCCGCGTCTTCATGATGCGCGAATTCGTCGAGATGGACACAGCCGAGATCTGCGCCGAGGTCGGCATCACCACCACCAACATGCATGTCCTGATGCACCGCGCGCGGCTTCGCCTGCGCAATTGCCTGGAAGGACACTGGTTCGCGCCGGAGGAGAAATTATCATGA
- a CDS encoding YbcC family protein yields MTKMTTVDTLHGEALARAANQAVRAIPPAWPLTATVAVNPFLGQVSETLDHTAARLARIGGVRLALPRKHYADKIAKGEITDEDLIAALQSSALFNRIDLPALKAAVGEEPQPVIALPTIADLAARATGKDWPGLVSERIGTFAAGFFDQGQALWAASRRNGLYAAWRAFATHDLTPEILGLKGFSIHVDETPETPDGAIERAAVSLGLGAEPGTYFHQLLLTVGGWAQYARHIQFKAEIEGRTDTTALELLAIRLVFEEVLYARHKTEIEREWQQVRHKHVEPVSPDFDTVIDGLLQVAAERAAQRKLAATLAAPSTIKVAELRPVLQAAFCIDVRSEVFRRSLESVDPGVRTLGFAGFFGLGASHKGFASDVSEHRLPVLLKPSVFSCSAVDHDGDADQQARFSARATRAWGRFKLAAVSSFAFVEAMGPVYAGKLIRDGLGLHKGKGPDAAKPRLAPSLDLDTRVVIAETVLKAMSLTEGFGRFVLISGHGANVVNNPYASALHCGACGGYAGDVNARLLADLLNDRAVRETLAINGITIPADTVFLGGLHDTTTDTVTLFEEDLETDIQPEDIVRIRQWLAQAGHLTRAERARRLPRATADSVIERSRDWSEVRPELGLAGCRAFIAAPRTRTAGRSLEGQAFLHDYVWKTDEGFKILELILTAPVVVASWISLQYFGSCVAPSLFGAGNKLLHNVVGGIGVVEGNGGNMRAGLPWQSVHDGEHFVHEPLRLTVAVEAPKEAITDILKRHAQVQALFDNGWLSLFALDERGQMAWRYTGSLAWMDMRQDAGSDIIHKAAS; encoded by the coding sequence ATGACCAAGATGACCACAGTCGATACACTGCATGGTGAAGCGCTTGCCCGGGCAGCCAATCAGGCGGTGCGGGCGATCCCGCCGGCCTGGCCGCTGACGGCGACCGTTGCCGTCAACCCCTTCCTCGGCCAGGTCAGCGAAACGCTGGACCACACCGCGGCCCGGCTTGCCCGGATCGGTGGCGTCAGGCTCGCTTTGCCACGCAAGCACTATGCCGACAAGATCGCCAAGGGGGAGATCACCGATGAGGATCTGATCGCTGCCCTCCAGTCGAGCGCGCTCTTCAACCGCATCGACCTGCCGGCGCTCAAGGCGGCCGTTGGCGAAGAACCGCAGCCGGTTATCGCACTGCCGACGATCGCGGATCTTGCCGCGCGGGCCACGGGCAAGGATTGGCCCGGGCTGGTCTCCGAGCGGATCGGGACCTTTGCAGCCGGTTTCTTCGACCAGGGGCAGGCCCTCTGGGCCGCGTCCCGGCGCAACGGGCTCTATGCCGCCTGGCGTGCCTTTGCGACCCATGATCTGACGCCAGAAATCCTGGGGCTGAAGGGCTTCAGCATCCATGTCGATGAAACGCCGGAAACCCCTGACGGGGCGATCGAGCGGGCGGCCGTTTCGCTGGGCCTCGGCGCCGAACCCGGCACCTATTTCCACCAGCTGCTGCTGACCGTCGGCGGCTGGGCGCAGTATGCGCGACACATCCAGTTCAAGGCCGAGATCGAGGGCCGCACGGATACCACGGCGCTCGAGTTGCTGGCGATCCGGCTCGTCTTCGAAGAGGTGCTGTATGCCCGGCACAAGACTGAGATCGAGCGCGAGTGGCAGCAGGTGCGACACAAGCATGTCGAGCCGGTCAGCCCGGATTTCGATACCGTCATTGACGGGTTGCTGCAGGTTGCTGCCGAGCGGGCAGCACAGCGGAAGCTCGCGGCTACGCTCGCCGCACCCTCGACGATCAAGGTTGCCGAGTTGCGGCCTGTGTTGCAGGCTGCCTTTTGCATCGACGTGCGCTCGGAGGTCTTTCGCCGATCGCTCGAAAGCGTTGATCCGGGTGTCAGGACGCTCGGCTTCGCCGGCTTCTTTGGTCTCGGCGCAAGCCACAAAGGCTTTGCCTCCGACGTCTCCGAGCATCGTCTGCCGGTTCTCCTGAAGCCCTCCGTCTTCAGCTGCAGCGCGGTAGATCACGACGGCGATGCCGATCAGCAGGCGCGGTTCAGCGCCCGCGCCACCCGCGCCTGGGGACGGTTCAAGCTGGCCGCCGTTTCCTCCTTCGCCTTTGTCGAAGCGATGGGGCCGGTCTATGCCGGCAAGCTGATCCGCGACGGTCTCGGCCTTCACAAGGGCAAAGGCCCGGATGCCGCCAAGCCTCGCCTTGCGCCCAGCCTTGATCTCGACACGCGTGTCGTCATCGCCGAAACGGTGCTGAAGGCCATGTCGCTGACGGAAGGTTTCGGCCGCTTCGTGCTGATCTCCGGTCATGGGGCGAATGTGGTCAACAACCCCTATGCCAGCGCACTTCACTGCGGCGCCTGCGGCGGTTATGCGGGTGACGTCAACGCGCGTCTGCTGGCTGATCTTCTGAACGACCGCGCCGTGCGGGAGACGCTGGCGATCAACGGAATCACCATCCCGGCCGACACCGTCTTCCTCGGTGGTTTGCATGATACGACAACCGATACCGTGACGCTTTTCGAGGAAGACCTTGAGACCGACATTCAGCCGGAGGATATTGTCCGCATCCGGCAGTGGCTGGCCCAGGCTGGCCACCTGACGCGCGCGGAGCGGGCACGGCGGCTGCCACGGGCGACAGCCGACAGTGTCATCGAGCGCAGTCGGGACTGGTCGGAAGTGCGGCCCGAACTCGGGCTTGCCGGCTGCCGTGCCTTCATCGCCGCACCGCGCACCCGGACGGCTGGTCGATCGCTGGAAGGCCAGGCCTTCCTACACGACTATGTCTGGAAGACGGACGAGGGCTTCAAGATCCTCGAACTCATCCTGACGGCACCCGTCGTCGTCGCGAGCTGGATCAGCCTGCAATATTTCGGCTCCTGCGTCGCGCCGTCGCTCTTCGGGGCCGGCAACAAGCTCCTGCACAATGTCGTCGGTGGCATCGGCGTGGTCGAGGGCAATGGCGGAAATATGCGCGCAGGGCTTCCCTGGCAGTCAGTGCATGACGGCGAGCATTTCGTGCATGAGCCGCTGCGGTTGACGGTCGCCGTCGAGGCGCCGAAAGAGGCGATCACCGACATCCTCAAACGGCATGCCCAGGTGCAGGCGCTGTTCGACAATGGCTGGCTCAGCCTGTTTGCGCTCGACGAACGGGGCCAGATGGCATGGCGTTATACGGGCAGTCTCGCCTGGATGGATATGCGTCAGGATGCGGGGTCTGACATCATCCACAAGGCCGCGAGCTGA
- a CDS encoding proton-conducting transporter transmembrane domain-containing protein yields the protein MLPLLAPLLLAGASYYAFKAPGLRPRRAIRVVEFAALGSMLVVFLSGAVLALQGPGTSPALGYGPFAFASRLDLVSMVMLLLVSFIGWVVLRYAGTFLDGEVRQGQFTGWMTATLAAVLLLVQSGTLLQLVVGWVATSLLLHQLLLFYPGRIAAQRAARKKFIVSRTGDAALIGAVILLAISFGTGDIATILAAAREGEGLPLTIAAAALLAIAALLKSAQFPTHGWLTEVMETPTPVSALLHAGVVNAGGFLLIRFADVMLQAPVVLAVLVMIGGFTALFGSLVMLTQSAVKTSLAWSTVAQMGFMILQCGLALFPIALLHIVAHSLYKAHAFLASGSAIETVASIRRPGPVAIPNAKAVGRAFLLALAIYAVIGVLFGFADKTPQALALGAILIFGVAYLIAQGLADAAPWALTWRTSLYSISAATAYFALQRIADKLMLDTLPATPQPGPLEWTLMLLAVVTFGVVAVAQSLFPLWAYHPAAAGLRVHLANGLYVNALFDRLLGGWTLPRTTSATPAFVKE from the coding sequence ATGCTGCCGCTTCTCGCACCGCTCCTGCTTGCCGGTGCCTCGTATTACGCATTCAAAGCGCCGGGGCTTCGCCCGCGCCGGGCGATCCGCGTTGTCGAATTCGCTGCCCTCGGTTCCATGCTCGTCGTTTTTTTGTCCGGCGCCGTCCTCGCTCTGCAGGGTCCGGGCACGAGCCCGGCCCTCGGCTACGGCCCCTTCGCGTTCGCCTCGCGGCTCGACCTTGTCAGCATGGTGATGCTGCTGCTCGTGTCCTTCATCGGATGGGTGGTGCTGCGCTATGCCGGCACCTTCCTCGACGGTGAGGTTCGTCAGGGTCAGTTCACCGGCTGGATGACGGCGACACTTGCCGCCGTCCTTCTGCTCGTCCAGTCCGGCACGCTGTTGCAGCTCGTCGTCGGTTGGGTTGCGACCAGCCTGCTCCTGCATCAGCTCCTGCTCTTCTATCCTGGCAGGATCGCTGCCCAACGCGCCGCGCGCAAAAAGTTCATCGTCTCGCGCACCGGCGACGCCGCCCTGATCGGCGCCGTCATCCTGCTCGCCATCTCCTTCGGCACCGGCGACATTGCGACCATTCTGGCCGCTGCCCGCGAGGGCGAGGGCCTGCCGCTGACGATTGCCGCTGCGGCCCTGCTGGCAATCGCAGCGCTTCTGAAGTCCGCGCAGTTCCCGACCCATGGCTGGCTGACCGAAGTTATGGAAACGCCGACCCCTGTCTCTGCCCTCTTGCATGCCGGTGTCGTCAACGCCGGCGGTTTCCTGCTGATCCGCTTTGCCGATGTCATGCTGCAAGCCCCCGTGGTGCTTGCGGTGCTGGTCATGATCGGTGGCTTCACGGCGCTGTTCGGCAGTCTCGTGATGCTCACCCAGTCGGCGGTGAAGACCTCGCTCGCCTGGTCGACGGTCGCGCAGATGGGCTTCATGATCCTGCAATGTGGTCTGGCACTCTTCCCGATCGCGCTTCTGCACATCGTCGCCCATTCGCTCTACAAGGCGCATGCCTTCCTCGCATCCGGTTCGGCCATCGAGACGGTCGCCTCGATCCGGCGCCCCGGTCCGGTCGCGATCCCCAACGCGAAGGCTGTCGGACGCGCCTTTCTACTGGCGCTGGCCATCTACGCCGTTATCGGTGTGCTCTTCGGCTTTGCGGACAAGACGCCGCAGGCGCTCGCACTCGGAGCGATCCTGATCTTCGGCGTTGCCTATCTGATCGCGCAAGGCTTGGCGGATGCGGCGCCCTGGGCGCTCACCTGGCGGACCTCGCTCTACTCGATCTCAGCGGCCACGGCCTACTTCGCCCTGCAGCGGATCGCCGACAAGCTGATGCTCGACACGCTGCCCGCAACCCCACAGCCAGGGCCGCTCGAATGGACGCTGATGCTGCTGGCCGTCGTCACCTTCGGTGTGGTGGCGGTCGCCCAGTCGCTCTTCCCGCTCTGGGCCTATCATCCGGCAGCGGCGGGCCTCAGGGTGCATCTCGCCAACGGCCTCTACGTCAATGCCCTCTTCGATCGCCTGCTTGGTGGCTGGACGCTTCCACGCACTACCTCCGCAACGCCCGCTTTCGTGAAAGAGTGA
- a CDS encoding NAD(P)/FAD-dependent oxidoreductase codes for MKTSIAIIGAGIAGITLAQALVPYANVTIFEKSRGLGGRMANRRREGFAFDHGAQYFTARSPAFRAVAEAAVEAGHAGIWPRAVHTLKSGGLLTDNRQPEPRYVGLPGMSGFANGLADGLEIRKQTTVAGLQQCGHGWALTDGEGQDLGRFDTVISTAPAPQTIRLMPETFSGHDALAIVRMSGCFTLMIGLDEPLHLDFHAARIEDDILSWIAVEDSKPGRRDKLALTIHSRNDWAEANLERDRDEVKSEMLASLKRLLGLDFSNAAWLDLHRWRYANVEEPASQPFLFDEALGLGACGDWCLGNRVEAAVESATALSTRMITRLQGA; via the coding sequence GTGAAGACTTCCATAGCCATCATCGGAGCCGGCATCGCTGGTATCACCCTTGCGCAGGCGCTTGTCCCATACGCGAACGTCACCATTTTCGAGAAGAGCCGAGGCCTCGGTGGCCGCATGGCGAACCGCCGCCGCGAGGGTTTTGCTTTCGACCATGGCGCCCAGTATTTCACCGCACGTTCGCCAGCCTTTCGCGCGGTTGCGGAAGCAGCGGTTGAGGCGGGCCATGCCGGTATCTGGCCAAGGGCGGTGCACACGCTGAAGTCCGGCGGATTGCTGACCGACAATCGCCAACCGGAACCGCGGTATGTCGGCTTGCCCGGAATGAGCGGGTTTGCGAACGGACTGGCTGACGGTCTTGAGATCCGCAAGCAAACGACCGTTGCAGGGCTTCAGCAGTGCGGACATGGCTGGGCGTTGACCGACGGCGAAGGTCAGGATCTTGGCCGCTTCGACACGGTCATCTCCACGGCGCCGGCACCACAGACAATCCGGCTGATGCCCGAGACATTTTCCGGACACGACGCTTTGGCCATTGTCCGGATGAGTGGTTGCTTCACCCTGATGATCGGTCTCGACGAGCCCCTGCACCTCGACTTCCACGCCGCCCGTATCGAGGACGACATCCTGAGCTGGATCGCCGTCGAGGACAGCAAACCCGGCCGCCGAGACAAGCTGGCGCTCACCATCCACAGCCGCAACGATTGGGCTGAGGCAAACCTGGAACGCGACCGCGACGAGGTGAAATCGGAGATGCTTGCGTCGCTGAAGCGCCTGCTTGGACTAGACTTCTCGAACGCCGCCTGGCTCGACCTGCATCGCTGGCGCTACGCCAATGTCGAAGAACCCGCCAGCCAACCCTTCCTCTTCGATGAAGCCCTCGGCCTTGGAGCCTGTGGTGACTGGTGCCTCGGCAACCGGGTTGAGGCCGCTGTGGAAAGCGCCACCGCTCTCTCGACGAGAATGATCACTCGCCTGCAAGGAGCCTGA
- a CDS encoding DUF3429 domain-containing protein, protein MYRDPALTKLLTYAGALPFWALALAQVLGGDPALTAEAFIAYGTGIACFMAGTLWSQAQIRTQDPRLMLIVSNIAALAAIGGLLVYAHAPAVTMALHVTVFLVLLAADLRIHRKGAQPAWYLALRRNVTLLVIAAYAVVMILT, encoded by the coding sequence ATGTATCGCGATCCGGCGCTCACGAAACTTCTCACCTATGCCGGCGCCCTACCCTTTTGGGCGCTCGCTCTGGCCCAGGTGCTCGGCGGCGATCCAGCACTTACCGCTGAGGCCTTCATTGCCTACGGAACCGGCATCGCCTGTTTCATGGCCGGCACGCTCTGGAGCCAGGCACAGATCCGCACTCAGGATCCGAGGCTCATGCTGATCGTCAGCAATATTGCAGCCCTCGCAGCCATCGGCGGCCTGCTGGTCTACGCCCATGCTCCGGCCGTCACGATGGCATTGCATGTTACGGTATTTCTGGTCCTGCTTGCCGCCGATCTCCGCATTCACAGAAAAGGCGCCCAGCCCGCCTGGTATCTGGCACTTCGGCGCAATGTCACACTGCTGGTGATCGCCGCTTATGCCGTGGTCATGATCCTGACATGA
- a CDS encoding LysR family transcriptional regulator, with translation MSELNYHHLRYFRAVAHDGNLTRTAERLNLSQSALSIQIKHLEERLGHALFERRGRQLYLTEAGRIALDHADTIFSAGEELVETLKETGRTRRAIRIGALATLSRNFQMEFLRPILGRSDVDMILRSGSTSELLGALEALNLDIVLLNQAPMTDSVTPFIAQHVYQQRVSLIGRPSYGKPGANLADLLGEHPVILPTLESGVRSQFEALVARLGITPQIAAEVDDMAMMRLLAREGAGLAVLPPIVVKGELEAGTLVEFDALPGMIEAFFAVTVKRRFPNPLIRPLLEANGDGKSTDAGST, from the coding sequence ATGTCCGAGCTGAACTATCACCACCTCCGCTATTTCCGCGCCGTCGCCCATGATGGAAATCTGACGCGCACGGCCGAACGGCTGAACCTGTCGCAATCGGCGCTCTCCATCCAGATCAAGCACTTGGAGGAGCGTCTGGGCCACGCTCTCTTCGAGCGTCGCGGACGACAGCTTTATCTCACGGAAGCCGGCCGCATCGCGCTCGACCATGCCGACACGATCTTTTCGGCCGGCGAAGAGCTAGTCGAAACACTGAAGGAAACAGGAAGAACCCGCCGCGCGATCCGCATTGGGGCGCTCGCGACCCTGTCACGCAACTTCCAGATGGAATTCCTGCGGCCAATCCTCGGGCGATCCGATGTCGACATGATCCTGCGCTCCGGCAGCACCAGCGAACTGCTCGGCGCGCTCGAAGCGCTCAATCTCGACATTGTCCTCCTGAATCAGGCGCCCATGACCGATTCCGTCACGCCCTTCATCGCCCAGCATGTCTACCAGCAGCGGGTCAGTCTCATCGGCAGGCCATCCTACGGCAAGCCGGGCGCTAACCTTGCCGACCTGCTGGGCGAGCATCCCGTCATCCTGCCCACGCTCGAAAGCGGCGTGCGCTCGCAGTTCGAGGCGCTTGTGGCAAGGCTGGGGATCACGCCACAGATTGCCGCCGAAGTGGACGACATGGCGATGATGCGTCTTCTGGCACGCGAAGGCGCGGGCCTTGCCGTTTTGCCGCCAATCGTCGTGAAGGGCGAACTTGAGGCTGGTACACTGGTGGAGTTCGATGCCCTGCCCGGTATGATCGAAGCCTTCTTTGCGGTGACCGTAAAGCGTCGTTTCCCCAATCCGCTCATCCGGCCGTTGCTCGAAGCGAATGGCGACGGCAAATCCACTGATGCCGGATCTACGTAA
- a CDS encoding methyl-accepting chemotaxis protein — protein MFIDRVLSRFNIQTKVLIFILPFVISISAVGFTGLYASGLLQGRIEISNSVLQSLSGFRDVSASMSTFLANTTDEAKADLTGRLEQQRRDLDATLAQLAPDADGRAELEEAGKLIDKVFMHIDDLWTLHASETGLVDTLQQGSKQVIIAQGRVNAAMATMERAVQADDASAKTMLRDAESIRSTGTFLTETNSAFTKAKTPDEKFAVIAGRVDEIIARQQVLAAVLPKANQSAAKTLDKIGGELKAAVAANDKSEAVMTDLAGKLRNFTQLNAYLGLAAQQKMKDATIKFGELDAPLAKAQAVIEDGRQVMAAGYALQIMMARFLLDPTEQNRMLLAQQFNAVKKFLAELDKTAADQPILMQVKKDLGPAVDTMLGASAELVKVSQERKSSFEQAASELNVIWKQLTAFAEMQKVSAGQERQEANSISLGATGLGILISIFAGIGLVLTFKGPIGQITGAMRRLAEGVLDTKINGEARVDEIGEMARALGVFKQNALSKIEIESRSEAERVQAEEERRRNDLEKQEIDHQIDFAVNALATGLGRLAKGDISETIDTPFHGRLEQLRNDFNQSLEHLQDTMRQIRSNTYMIQRNAAEMSTAADQLAKRTEQQAASLEETAAAVEEITVTVKSSAERAEEANTIVADTKGRADTSSTVVASAIDAMGRIEDASGQIVQIIDVIDEIAFQTNLLALNAGIEAARAGEAGKGFAVVAQEVRELAQRSAGAAQQIKDLIHKSSTEVSSGAKLVQQTGSVLADISANIITVADRVSVIAMASRDQSNALAEVNSSVNEMDQMTQRNAAMVEETNAATRQLADEADALMQLIDQFKLAPEAGRPATQSQRHAA, from the coding sequence GTGTTCATCGATCGTGTATTGTCGCGCTTTAACATTCAGACAAAGGTCCTGATTTTCATCCTGCCGTTTGTCATCAGCATTTCCGCCGTCGGCTTTACAGGGCTCTATGCATCGGGCCTGCTGCAGGGGCGGATCGAGATTTCCAACAGCGTGCTTCAGTCCCTGAGCGGTTTCCGCGATGTCTCGGCCTCGATGTCCACCTTCCTCGCCAATACGACGGACGAGGCGAAGGCCGATCTGACAGGGCGGCTCGAACAGCAGCGGCGTGACCTCGATGCAACCCTTGCCCAGCTTGCTCCGGATGCCGATGGTCGAGCCGAACTGGAAGAGGCCGGCAAGCTCATCGACAAGGTCTTCATGCATATCGACGATCTCTGGACGCTGCATGCCAGCGAGACGGGCCTTGTCGATACGCTGCAGCAAGGAAGCAAGCAGGTCATCATCGCCCAGGGTCGCGTGAACGCTGCCATGGCGACCATGGAGCGTGCGGTGCAGGCCGATGATGCGTCCGCCAAGACCATGCTGCGCGACGCCGAAAGCATCCGCAGCACTGGCACTTTCCTGACCGAAACCAATTCCGCCTTTACCAAGGCCAAGACACCGGACGAGAAATTTGCGGTCATAGCGGGACGGGTGGATGAAATCATCGCCCGCCAGCAGGTGCTGGCTGCTGTCCTGCCAAAGGCGAACCAATCGGCCGCCAAGACGCTGGACAAGATCGGCGGCGAATTGAAAGCGGCGGTCGCCGCTAATGACAAGTCCGAGGCCGTGATGACGGATCTCGCCGGCAAACTGCGCAATTTCACCCAGTTGAATGCCTATCTCGGCCTTGCCGCCCAGCAGAAGATGAAGGATGCGACGATCAAGTTCGGGGAACTCGACGCGCCGCTGGCCAAGGCCCAGGCCGTCATCGAAGACGGTCGTCAGGTCATGGCAGCAGGCTATGCGCTGCAGATCATGATGGCGCGCTTCCTTCTCGATCCCACCGAACAGAACCGCATGCTGCTTGCGCAGCAGTTCAACGCTGTGAAGAAGTTCCTTGCAGAACTCGACAAGACCGCCGCCGATCAGCCGATCCTGATGCAGGTGAAGAAGGATCTCGGCCCGGCTGTCGACACAATGCTCGGCGCGAGTGCAGAACTCGTGAAGGTCAGTCAGGAGCGCAAGTCGAGCTTCGAGCAGGCTGCTTCCGAACTCAACGTCATCTGGAAGCAACTCACCGCCTTTGCCGAGATGCAGAAGGTCTCGGCCGGCCAGGAGCGGCAGGAGGCCAATTCGATCTCCCTCGGAGCGACGGGGCTCGGCATCCTGATCTCGATCTTTGCCGGCATCGGTCTGGTGCTTACCTTCAAGGGCCCGATCGGGCAGATCACCGGTGCCATGCGCCGGCTGGCCGAAGGCGTGCTCGACACCAAGATCAATGGTGAGGCCCGCGTCGACGAGATCGGCGAGATGGCCCGTGCGCTTGGCGTGTTCAAGCAGAATGCCCTGTCGAAGATCGAAATCGAGAGCCGCAGCGAAGCCGAGCGGGTTCAGGCCGAGGAAGAACGCCGCCGCAACGATCTCGAAAAGCAGGAGATCGACCATCAGATCGACTTTGCGGTCAATGCGCTTGCCACCGGCCTCGGTCGGCTCGCCAAAGGCGATATCTCGGAAACCATCGATACGCCGTTCCACGGCCGTCTCGAGCAGTTGCGCAACGACTTCAATCAGTCTCTCGAGCATCTGCAGGATACGATGAGGCAGATCCGCTCGAACACCTACATGATCCAGCGCAACGCTGCCGAGATGAGCACTGCGGCCGACCAACTGGCCAAGCGCACCGAACAGCAGGCCGCCTCACTGGAAGAGACAGCGGCTGCCGTCGAAGAGATCACAGTCACGGTGAAATCGTCTGCCGAACGGGCCGAAGAAGCAAACACCATCGTCGCCGACACGAAGGGCCGAGCGGACACCTCGTCCACCGTCGTGGCCAGCGCCATCGACGCGATGGGCAGGATCGAGGACGCTTCGGGGCAGATCGTCCAGATCATTGACGTCATCGACGAGATCGCCTTCCAGACCAACCTGCTTGCGCTCAACGCCGGCATCGAGGCGGCGCGTGCGGGCGAGGCGGGCAAGGGCTTTGCGGTCGTGGCACAGGAAGTCCGCGAACTCGCCCAACGCTCGGCGGGTGCCGCCCAGCAGATCAAGGACCTGATCCACAAGTCGAGCACGGAAGTCTCTTCGGGGGCCAAGCTGGTGCAGCAGACCGGATCTGTGCTTGCCGACATCTCGGCCAACATCATCACGGTTGCAGACCGCGTCTCGGTCATCGCCATGGCAAGCCGCGACCAGTCGAATGCGCTGGCGGAGGTGAATTCCTCGGTCAACGAGATGGATCAGATGACCCAGCGCAACGCGGCGATGGTCGAGGAGACCAATGCGGCGACCCGGCAACTGGCTGACGAGGCCGATGCACTCATGCAACTGATCGATCAGTTCAAGCTCGCGCCGGAGGCCGGCCGTCCGGCGACGCAGTCGCAACGCCACGCGGCGTGA
- a CDS encoding ABC transporter substrate-binding protein has protein sequence MRTLIIAAVFVAANGLATASAADLRMSWWGSEDRHIATQEALKFCGDKFGHTIAPEMTGWTGHQEKIATQLAGRTEADIMQINWPWLPIFSKSGNGFADLNQFKDVIDLGQWSEADRKSGSVDGKLNGLPVSITGRVFMFNKATYDKAGLAIPTTWDDLFAAAPVMKQRLGPDYYPFEGNGPDARLIVILRTTQKTGKDLIDPATRQVAWTVEELAESLDFYQSMVEQGVVKSWQDEAAGGNAPLHENPEWASGKIAGTYQWSSTYSKIVGPMQEGQQLVPVEMLKVDGATTEGIYRKPSMLFAISKCSKEPKAAAEIINCLLNDPEAIRKLGATRGVPSSKVALEVLTSAGTIEPAQIEANKIVMQSTGVDVSPLNENPRVAEAFDSTFEAFAYGQLNAETAAAGIIDRINGILTGI, from the coding sequence ATGAGAACCTTGATCATCGCCGCCGTATTTGTCGCGGCAAACGGCCTTGCTACGGCCTCTGCCGCGGATCTGCGCATGTCATGGTGGGGCAGCGAGGACCGCCATATCGCCACGCAGGAAGCGTTGAAGTTCTGCGGCGACAAATTCGGCCACACGATCGCGCCGGAAATGACCGGCTGGACCGGCCATCAGGAGAAAATCGCCACCCAGCTCGCCGGGCGAACCGAAGCCGACATCATGCAGATCAACTGGCCCTGGCTCCCGATCTTCTCGAAGAGCGGCAACGGCTTTGCCGATCTCAACCAGTTCAAGGACGTCATCGACCTCGGTCAATGGTCGGAGGCCGATCGGAAAAGCGGCAGTGTCGATGGCAAGCTGAATGGCCTGCCGGTGTCCATCACGGGCCGCGTCTTCATGTTCAACAAGGCCACCTATGACAAGGCTGGCCTTGCCATTCCAACCACCTGGGACGACTTGTTCGCCGCAGCCCCTGTCATGAAGCAAAGGCTCGGCCCGGACTACTATCCATTCGAAGGAAACGGCCCCGACGCGCGTCTCATCGTCATTCTGCGCACCACGCAGAAGACCGGCAAGGATTTGATCGACCCGGCCACCCGGCAGGTCGCCTGGACCGTTGAAGAACTGGCAGAAAGCCTCGACTTCTATCAATCCATGGTCGAACAGGGCGTCGTCAAGTCCTGGCAGGACGAGGCTGCCGGAGGCAACGCGCCGCTGCATGAAAACCCCGAATGGGCCAGCGGCAAGATTGCCGGAACATATCAGTGGAGCAGCACATACAGCAAGATCGTCGGCCCGATGCAGGAAGGCCAGCAACTCGTGCCGGTCGAAATGCTGAAGGTCGATGGCGCAACCACGGAAGGCATCTATCGCAAGCCCTCGATGTTGTTTGCCATATCAAAATGCAGCAAGGAGCCGAAAGCGGCCGCCGAGATTATCAACTGCTTGCTGAACGATCCCGAAGCGATCCGTAAACTCGGTGCAACGCGCGGCGTGCCCTCCAGCAAAGTCGCCCTTGAAGTACTGACCAGTGCGGGCACGATCGAGCCGGCGCAGATCGAGGCAAACAAGATTGTCATGCAAAGCACGGGCGTCGACGTCTCCCCGCTGAATGAAAATCCGCGCGTCGCAGAAGCCTTCGACAGCACATTCGAAGCTTTCGCCTATGGCCAGCTCAACGCCGAGACCGCGGCCGCCGGTATTATCGACAGGATCAACGGCATCTTGACGGGCATCTGA